In Cicer arietinum cultivar CDC Frontier isolate Library 1 chromosome 1, Cicar.CDCFrontier_v2.0, whole genome shotgun sequence, one DNA window encodes the following:
- the LOC101490336 gene encoding SEED MATURATION PROTEIN 1, with amino-acid sequence MAKSKDDIKYGTAQARLSEDEAVRVVYKHGTPLEGGKIADSEQVDLFTSDAHNISKNDQKQNADSNQSQLKRDDDIKEGGGGGDSTHFTTGAPCLPHKNKPPTLGHKF; translated from the coding sequence atggCGAAGAGCAAAGATGACATAAAATATGGAACAGCACAAGCAAGGTTATCAGAAGATGAAGCAGTGAGGGTAGTGTACAAACATGGTACACCACTTGAAGGTGGAAAGATTGCAGATTCTGAACAAGTTGATTTGTTTACAAGTGATGCACAcaacatttcaaaaaatgaccaaaaacaaaatgcagATTCTAATCAATCTCAATTGAAACGTGATGATGACATAAAagaaggaggaggaggaggagatTCTACTCACTTCACTACTGGTGCTCCTTGCTTGCCTCATAAGAACAAGCCTCCAACACTAGGTCATAAATTTTga
- the LOC101502068 gene encoding thaumatin-like protein 1 yields the protein MEAGGLFLLVLSALFLSGANSATFTIKNNCPYTIWPATLTGGGGSQSASTGFELASKASSTVKISAPWSGRFWARTECSTRDGKFTCATGDCASGQLSCNGAGGIPPVTLVEYTLATDGGKDFYDVSLVDGFNLPVSVTPQGGAEDCRSTSCPANVNKVCPNNFAVKGSKGDVIACKSACLAFNQPRYCCSGDFASPDKCPPTSYSKIFKTQCPQAYSYAFDDKTSTFTCSGGANYLITFCP from the exons ATGGAAGCTGGTGGACTTTTTCTGCTGGTCTTATCAGCCCTTTTCCTCTCAG GAGCTAACTCAGCAACATTCACAATCAAAAACAATTGTCCATACACTATATGGCCAGCTACTCTGACTGGTGGTGGAGGCTCACAATCAGCTTCCACCGGTTTTGAGCTAGCCTCCAAAGCTTCATCCACTGTTAAAATCTCTGCTCCATGGAGTGGTAGATTCTGGGCCAGAACAGAATGTTCAACCAGAGATGGCAAATTTACTTGTGCTACTGGTGATTGTGCATCTGGTCAGTTATCATGCAATGGAGCCGGTGGAATCCCTCCAGTTACTCTTGTGGAATACACTCTTGCAACTGATGGTGGAAAAGATTTCTATGATGTTAGCCTTGTTGATGGTTTCAATCTACCGGTTTCGGTAACACCACAAGGAGGTGCAGAGGACTGTCGATCAACTAGCTGCCCTGCTAATGTGAACAAAGTTTGTCCTAACAATTTTGCAGTTAAAGGGTCAAAGGGAGATGTGATTGCTTGCAAGAGTGCATGTTTGGCCTTTAATCAACCTCGGTATTGTTGTAGTGGAGATTTTGCTTCACCTGATAAGTGTCCACCAACAAGTTATTCAAAGATTTTTAAGACACAATGCCCTCAAGCTTATAGCTATGCTTTTGATGATAAAACTAGCACCTTTACTTGCTCTGGTGGAGCAAATTACTTAATCACATTTTGCCCCTGA